The genome window ACCAAGCTGCTGCAGACCGGACTTCCAGTACCGGGCGTTCTCCCACAACCGATCGGTCAGCGTGGTGTCGTGCTCCATCAGGTCGATGGCGGCAATGATGGCGGCCGCAACCGCCGGCGGCTGGGCCGTGCTGAACAGGTACGGCCTGCCGCGCTGCACCAACCAGTCGATCAGCGGGCCGCTTCCGGCAATATAGCCGCCCGTCAAACCGATGGCCTTGCTCAAGGTGCCGAGCTGGATGTCGATCTGTTGGTGCACGCCGAAGTGAAACGCGGTTCCGCGTCCGCCGCCCAGCACGCCGGAACCGTGCGCGTCATCCACCATGATGGCGGCGTCGTACTGCCGGGCGAGCGCCACGATATCGGGCAGCGGGGCGATGTCGCCATCCATGCTAAAGACACCATCCGTGATGATGAGGCGCTTTTTGGCATCGCGACTGCCGCGGAGCGCCTCCTCAAGCGAGTTCATGTCACAGTGCTGGTATATCTTTCGGCCGGCCTTCGACAGGCGAACACCGTCGATGATGCTCGCATGATTGAGAGAGTCGGTGATTATGACGTCTCCCTCCTCCGTCACCGTGGGTATCGTGCCGGCATTGGCCGTGAAACCGCTCTGAAAGACCAGCGACCCCTCTACATGCTTGAAAGCGGCAAGCCGCTTCTCCAACTCCAGGTGCACCGTCATCGTGCCGATGATCGGACGCACGGCGCCGGCGCCCGCGCCCCAGCGCTCCACGCCCTCGATCATCGCCCGCTTTACGGCGGGATGATCGGCCAATCCGAGGTA of Armatimonadota bacterium contains these proteins:
- a CDS encoding glycine C-acetyltransferase, with translation MDQTLQNWLGEQLDALKQQNLYKAPIVMDTPSDARITVNGRPNVINLSSNNYLGLADHPAVKRAMIEGVERWGAGAGAVRPIIGTMTVHLELEKRLAAFKHVEGSLVFQSGFTANAGTIPTVTEEGDVIITDSLNHASIIDGVRLSKAGRKIYQHCDMNSLEEALRGSRDAKKRLIITDGVFSMDGDIAPLPDIVALARQYDAAIMVDDAHGSGVLGGGRGTAFHFGVHQQIDIQLGTLSKAIGLTGGYIAGSGPLIDWLVQRGRPYLFSTAQPPAVAAAIIAAIDLMEHDTTLTDRLWENARYWKSGLQQLGFDTGISQTPITPVMIGDEAAAQQMQRDLLDRGVMALAIVFPTVALGKARLRTMPSAMHSRKDLDDALTAFEEVGKSSSGA